The following proteins are encoded in a genomic region of Gemmatimonadota bacterium:
- a CDS encoding (2Fe-2S)-binding protein — protein MHTTIQLTVNNAPCEATADTRTLLVDFLRDQLDLTGTHLGCATGNCGACTVVLDGLTVKACTVLAADAAGSAVTTIEGWTRDARQSGDLHPIQDAFVKHHALQCGFCTPGMVLSVQQLLKEKPNPTEAEIRHGIAGNLCRCTGYASIVKAVQEIARMSSE, from the coding sequence ATGCACACTACCATTCAACTGACAGTGAACAATGCCCCGTGTGAAGCCACGGCCGATACGCGCACGCTCCTGGTTGATTTTTTGCGCGATCAACTCGACCTCACCGGTACCCACCTCGGCTGTGCCACCGGCAATTGCGGCGCGTGCACCGTCGTGCTTGACGGTCTGACGGTCAAGGCGTGTACCGTTCTGGCTGCCGATGCCGCCGGCTCCGCAGTCACCACCATTGAAGGCTGGACACGAGATGCCCGGCAATCGGGCGACCTGCATCCGATCCAGGATGCCTTTGTCAAACACCACGCTTTACAGTGCGGCTTCTGCACCCCCGGCATGGTGTTGTCGGTTCAACAACTGCTGAAGGAGAAGCCGAACCCGACCGAGGCGGAGATTCGGCACGGCATAGCCGGCAATCTGTGCCGCTGCACCGGCTATGCCAGCATTGTCAAGGCGGTTCAGGAAATCGCACGCATGAGCAGCGAGTAG